A region from the Acyrthosiphon pisum isolate AL4f chromosome A1, pea_aphid_22Mar2018_4r6ur, whole genome shotgun sequence genome encodes:
- the LOC100166689 gene encoding COX assembly mitochondrial protein 2 homolog: MHPDLSPHLHTDECNQFTMEFKNCNVEHKVLRFVGRCDKIYDRMVHCFHLERQAKRQKNNEEARKHQALVRQRMLAEMRSDREQGIEN; this comes from the exons ATGCATCCTGATTTGTCACCTCATTTGCACACTGATGAATGCAATCAATTTACCatggaatttaaaaattgtaatgtagAG CATAAAGTTTTGAGATTTGTTGGTAGATGTGATAAAATCTATGATCGAATGGTCCACTGTTTTCACTTAGAG aGACAAGCCAAGcgtcaaaaaaataatgaggAAGCGAGAAAGCATCAAGCTTTGGTGAGACAAAGGATGTTAGCAGAAATGAGATCAGACAGAGAACAAGGAATTGAGAATTGA
- the LOC100166021 gene encoding 4-hydroxybenzoate polyprenyltransferase, mitochondrial, with the protein MINQTFARGIATKLKLPVIHVYYKTLSTISRNTSLCIYQPILTNTNLARCCSVNSKALITEQIKPVEQPKNMVISTIKPYLELMRFSRPTGWLLLYWPCTWSIALASTAGELPNFEMLGLFGLGAVMMRGAGCTINDMWDKDIDKKVERTKNRPLVVKSLSMFDAWVFLAGQLGLSLIVLLQLNLYTIVVGASSLVLVTLYPLMKRITYWPQFVLGLTFNWGALLGWAAIHSSIDFTACLPLYAAGVAWTLFYDTIYGLQDRKDDNKHDIYSTAVLFGSKSKFWLTSFATMSLSSLITCGVNTGQTWPYYLAVGAAGAHMFNQVRTLDIYNPEDCGNKFVSNNHIGWIMFLGIALSTLLQTSDESENENMNLIPN; encoded by the exons ATGATTAATCAG acgtTTGCGAGGGGCATTGCAACGAAATTAAAGTTACCTGTCATTCATGTTTACTATAAAACCCTATCAACTATAAGCAGGAATACATCGTTATGTATTTACCAACCGATATTGACTAATACAAATCTAGCACGATGTTGTTCAGTGAACAGCAAGGCCCTCATTACCGAACAGATCAAACCTGTGGAACAGCCAAAGAACATGGTCATCAGCACGATTAAACCATATTTAGAACTTATGCGATTCTCTAGACCTACTG GATGGTTGCTTTTATATTGGCCATGCACTTGGAGTATTGCTTTAGCTTCAACTGCAGGCGAACTTCCCAACTTTGAAATGCTCGGTTTGTTTGGTCTGGGAGCAGTCATGATGCGAGGGGCTGGTTGTACAATAAATGATATGTGGGACAAAGATATTGATAAAAAA GTTGAAAGAACAAAAAATCGACCTCTTGTGGTTAAATCGTTAAGCATGTTTGATGCATGGGTGTTCCTTGCTGGTCAGTTGGGTCTCAGTCTTATCGTTTTGTTGCagttaaatttgtatactattGTGGTTGGCGCTAGTTCATTAG TATTAGTTACATTATATCCACTTATGAAACGGATAACATATTGGCCACAATTTGTATTGGGCCTAACTTTTAACTGGGGTGCTTTATTAGGCTGGGCTGCTATTCACTCTTCAATTGACTTCACCGCCTGCCTTCCTTTGTATGCAGCTGGTGTTGCGTGGACACTTTTCTATGATACCATTTATGGTCttcaa gacagAAAAGATGATAACAAGCATGATATTTACTCCACCGCAGTCTTGTTtggttcaaaatcaaaattttggttGACATCTTTTGCGACCATGTCATTGAGTAGTTTAATCACTTGTGGTGTTAATACTGGACAAACATGGCCCTATTATTTAGCAGTTGGTGCTGCAGGCGCTCATATGTTTAATCAA gtACGCACGTTGGATATATACAATCCTGAAGACTGTGGGAATAAATTTGTGTCCAATAACCATATTGGTTGGATCATGTTTTTGGGAATAGCATTAAGTACTTTATTACAAACATCTGATGAAAGTGAAAacgaaaatatgaatttaatacctaactaa